The genomic interval TGTAGAATTTTAGTACTAATGTTTAAAACTAAATATGAGACTAAGCTAATAGAAATATTAGTCTTCAccagttaaatttttttattcacttCAACATACTTatattgtgtatattataattaGAACTATAAAGATTATCTTTGTGTTAGGTGACtctttaaaaattagaaaaatatattcaattttgTTCTACACCttcaattcaattcaaattATCATATACTAAAAGGGCTATTGATCTTGCAAAGTTCACTCTTCTTTTAATCTTTATTAACAAATAGTCTGATTCTAATTATTTAACTAACATGGAGAACATTGTGAGATTCGAACACGCCTCTTAAATGACGTATCTGTGTTGGACACATGTATCGAAAATCGATACTCGTACGATACGTATCGGTGAAgtgtcaaatttaaaaaatatttgttgaatttttgacaattctagcacgattttaacataattttaaaataaaaaacacattaattttctaaaaactcaaacttattatataaatttttattatgactaTAAAGATAAGGAACAAATCCTTTTGTACCAagcatgaaaaatatttttctgctaaaaaaaactaaaatatacttgtgaaataaatctttattgtcaatttatataatatataagttcgCGTTCCCGTATcatacattttagagattagaCATATCTCCGTGTCCATGTCGTATCAATGTCTATGTTACGTAGTGGGGAAGTCACACTTGGTGATGAGAGGAAAATGAAATAACACAACATTATAAAATCATATGATCAGATTATGGAAAGTGCATGTTTTATTAAAAGGAACTGTtactgtttttttctttttctttttttacacTTCTGTTATAagaatgaaatttatttttcacattACTGTGATACATAGGCCTAAAATACATTTCTAAAACCTAATAGCAGCAGAAtttatatgaatgattttttttcttttgaggAACTTTGATTCTTGTGATAGGATGAAACTTAAGAGAGGATTAATTATCATCATTATCACATATGATGAAGCAACATTCAGCAAGTGCAAGCACTGTATGAATAGGAAGAGTTTTATGTACAACATGAAATGGAAATAGTTGTCAATGGAGCACTAGGCTGTGGCTGCAGCTTCTTCTTCTACAGCCTGTGATGCTGGGAGAAGGGTGCAGATGAGGTTGCGGTCACCATACACATTATCAACACGTCCTGAAACACATGTTACAATCATTAGTCTATGCATTTACTTTCAGTCAAACCACATTATGCAGCTACTATATACAGCATAGCACAAAATATCAAACAAGGGTTGATAATGGGGTAAGGTTAATTATTAGAAGGATGTTAAGAACACATAGTTATATAAACACACTTTTGCTTCCCTTTTCTCTTCCTCACAAGTTCCCTTTATATAGAGAATCAGAGGAAGACGTATTCATAAAGAGATAGTGGATAATTAACGTTTATCACATTTTCAAGAGAAAGTTACAATTTCTAGACTTTTGGAATGACCATCgttgaatatattcaatggaTCAGTTATCAAGATTTGTTGGTCACAGTTCCCATTAAAATAAGGAGGGATTCTCAACACACACAACTACATGATTACCTGTGGTAGGCCAGAACTTTGAAGCACGGAGCCATGGAGCTGGGAAGGCTGCATATTCCCTTGAGTATGGTTTTGTCCATGCATCAGCCATGAGAAGTGATGGTGGATGAGGAGCTCCCTGCACAACATTTTAGATAATCAGTCAAAAGTGCATCAAGTATGTTGAAATTGTGAACAATGGTGTCTTCTGCATCAAAAGAAATTATTACTTGACTAGATCATGTAATAATCTCTCATTTTAAAGAGTATGTTACTAGCACTCTCTAACACACCTACTAATAACactactaaaaaataattaaataaaaataaattttaaagacaaaaaataattagatgttatattgacaaaattagatactattttagagactaaaaaaattattgatatctaaattagtttctatttttgataaataatgataatagtttctaattttgtatataattagctacctaagttttagctaccaattatatagattttaaagttggtatctaaaaccttggtaTCTAAAATcctggtatctaattagataccaatttagaaactatttaccactatttatcaataatagaaactaatttagatactaataatttttttagtctctaaaatagtatttttcaagttaaaCAGTATGAACACTTCTAACACGACACTATTATTGATTAAAGTTTATTTCAAACTAGTAATTCGTGAGTGACTCTCAAAATGTTGTGATTTTCAACAAGTTTCAACCAATAATAGAGTTGAAAAGAGTTGGTTACTACTTAACAAGTATTCTTCTTTTCTTGTAACATCATATGAAGGAAGAACAAATATTTTACCTTAAGGACATTGTTGTTGATGTCAACCTTTCCTTTCTCTATCTCAGCAATTTCTTGTCTAATTGAAATAAGAGTATCACAGAACCTGTCCAACTCGGCCTGCAGTGATGATCAGTTGAATTAGAGAAGAAATTGCCAAAAAAAGGTACAAATAAAAAAGGGTTCAATCAAAGGACTCATTTTCCAAGGTGATACCTTGCTTTCACTCTCTGTAGGCTCAATCATGAGTGTGCCAGGCACAGGCCATGACATTGTTGGTGCATGATAACCATAGTCCATGAGGCGTTTTGCAACATCTTCAGGCTCAATTCCAGCAGTATTCTACAATGGAAATAGCTTACATGTAATCAGAGGAAGAATAAttctaaaaaattgaaaaacagcTGCAATCATGGAATGGACTTACCTTAAAGCCTCTCAAGTCAATAATGAACTCATGAGCAACTGTTCCATTGACTCCCCGGAAAAGAACTGGGTAATAGTTCTGCAGGAATCAAAGTATAAGTAAAACCAAGGATCATATACAGATGCACACTAATATGAAACTAACtagaaaaaggaaagaaatacatataatatatgaaaaggGCCAAACAAACCTCCAATCGTTTGGCCATGTAGTTTGCATTCAAAATGGCTATCTTTGATGCATCAGTGAGTCCTCCAGAACCCATCATGGCTATGTAAGTGTAAGAGATTGGCAATATGAGTGCTGAGCCCCATGGTGCAGCAGAGATGGTACCAAGTGGTTCAGATTTGTCAGGGGCAGGAATTCCACCAGTTGATATCTTCATTTTGAGAACAGATAAAAAATAGAttacaaagacaaaataaacaGCAAGAACAAAGTCACACAAATGATTTATCTTCAGAGGAGTTTAAGTTCTACTACCTAtgaaataaaaaggaaaaatgctATCCAATCTAGAAATTTAAACTAAATTGCTTTTTTCTGTGAAAGCAATGCActtaatgtaataaaaaacataaattcaTACTATACACAATACCATCCATAACAATGAAAGAAGTCCTTACCACAGGGTGGGAAGGTAAAAATGGTGCCAAGTGTTTCTTTACACCAATAGGACCCATGCCAGGGCCACCTCCTCCATGAGGGATGCAGAATGTCTTGTGGAGATTGAGATGACAAACATCTGCTCCTATCCAACCTGGGCTTGTGAGTCCCACCTGTAAACATGACCAAATATAATTTGACAATTGAACACATATCTTTGGAAAATTAAGCACAAATTGATAAATTCTGGATCACTATGATATGAAGAATCTGGCAACAGAACAATTTGTTGTAAAGAGTTTTAGAAGATTTTAATAAGGATTTTGGATCTATTCACATTTTGAAGAAGACTAAAAAATGGAGAGAAATTAGTTTCTTGAACTCTTAGTGAATATCCTGAACAGACACTTGGTCCAACATGAATGTAAAGATACATATAGAAAAACAAACCTGTGCATTCATGTTGGCACCATCCATGTATACTTGGCCCCCATTATCATGAATAATCTTGCAAATCTCATCAATACCTTCCTCATAAACACCGTGGGTGGAAGGATATGTTACctgcaattaaatcaaaatcaaaCTAATGTAAACAATGCTTATGTTTGACAATACCTCAATTAGCTGGTATGAGGTCAATATTGAGTAACATTATACAGATGCAAGTTATACCATAAGTGCAGATAAGTTGTCCTTGTGTTTTTCAGCAGCCTGCCTCAACTCTTCTATATTAATGTTTCCCTTGGCATCAGTTCCAACTGAGACAATTTTCATTCCACACATAGCAGCGCTAGCAGGATTTGTACCATGTGCTGAGACAGGTATAATGCAAACATTGCGGTGATGGTCACCTCTTGCCTACATTTTCCAATGGCCAAAAGAAGTAAGAACCATCACAGGTATTTAAGAACATTTATTGGAGATGACGATGCAGGAAAATCATTGCATCTCTTGTAGATACTTAGCAATAGAAAATGACATAACTAAGACTATGTACAATCGGCTGAAATGAAAATACAATGCTAAATTCAATAGTAATCACAGAAACACTTATATATCCCAAGCGTAAATCTGAAGAACCATAAATTTCCTAATAAATTATCAAATGATCCAAGTATGGTCCTTACCAGATGATATGCACGGATAACCATAAGTCCAGCATATTCTCCAGAAGCACCAGCATTTGGTTGCAAAGAGAAGGAGTCAAACCCGGTGATGGTACACAACAAGTCACCCAAATTGTTGAACAGTTCCTGATACCAAGTGTGCTTGTTTAGACcgaaaaaacaatatatatctAATATTTTCAGGGAAGAAAAAGTATGTATATGAATTTCTTTGAGTGATTATTGTTGTAAGATTATTTAAACATCGAATTACCTGATAACCTTCAGCCTGGTCAACTGGTGCAAAAGGGTGAAGATCACTAAAGCTGGGCCATGTCACAGGCATCATTTCAGTCGTTGCATTCAGCTTCATTGTACAAGATCCCAATGGAATCATACTGTGACATAGTGAGAGATCTTTTGATTGTAGCCTATACAAGTATCTAAGCAGCTCATGCTCAGTTTGGTACCtattaagagaaaataaaattgatgtAAGCTTCGATAATATAACTGCATGAATTCAAAGTTCATGATAAGGGACATACGTGTTAAAGATAGGGTGTGTCAGATAAGGGCTATTCCTAGTTAATCCAGAAGGAATTGCACTTTGAACTTCTGATGCAAGAGATGCAGCTGTGAAGGAGACCTGTATATAAATTAACATCAAAATCATGAGTGATGACACAAGTGTTAATTGTGAAATGAATATAATGTGTAATCATACTTACTGGCTTTCCACCAGCAAAGACATTGAAAAGCTTATCAACATCCTCTAATGTGGTTGTTTCATCAAAAGCAACAGTGATCTGAAAAAACAGGAAAGCTCAATTATCCAAAGGCATGCAAACACATTTAACCAATTTTGGTGCAACAAAAAGCAACACTCACAGTGTTTCCATCTACAACTCGCAAATTTATTTCACTTCTGATAGCAGCATCAGCAATTGCATGTGCGTTGGAAGTCTTAACCTTCACAGTGTCAAAGAAGGGAAGGTCTTGAACTTCCACAGTTCCAAGTTTCTTTAATCCAAGAGCAAAGGCCCCAGCAAGACCATGAACACGGTGTGCAATGTTCTTAAGGCCTTCAGGTCCATGATACACGGCATACATAGCAGCCATGTTTGCAAGAAGTGCCTAAACAAATCCAACCAGTATTCAATAAAATACTCAACCAACTCAAACAAAATCACAACATAGCTCCAGGAATACACTAACACAAGGCTTCATGATAATCCTTCCCTTCCAAAAAATAGGATTCGAAAcatgaatatatatttaaaaaaatagttttattttgatACGTATATCAGCACACAAATTTATACACTGTAAACTAATTAGAAATCACTCTCAATATGACTCTTAAACCCCAGTTATTTCCAAATTCACCCGTGTTATCATACATTACAAACTATGATTGAGTGATAGTGTAAAAAACCCTTACATAGTTGGTGCATCATGATTAGAGAGTAAGTCAACAATTTTATCATATGGTAATCTATAATCAAATGACAGCATTAAAATCATTTACACAGTCAGTACGTTCtaattggtttctaaaaacaaatttgaagtATTAAAACTATCAATAGGTTTTGCAAACAAcaaataactaaaaattattgaacCAACCAATTGAGCAAGTTACCTGGGCAGTGCAAATGTTGCTGGTAGCCTTGTCCCTCCTGATATGCTGCTCCCTAGTTTGCATTGCCATCCTCAAAGCAGTCTTTCCAGAAGAATCAACACTGACCCCAATGATTCTTCCTGGCATCATCCTCTTGTACTCTTGTGATGTGGCCAAGAAAGCTGCATGAGGACCTCCATAGCCCATTGGAACTCCAAACCTCTGAGCTGACCCAACAACAATATCTGCCCCGAACTCCCCAGGAGGCTTCAACACTGTCAGAGCCAACAGATCACTTGCCATAACAACCTTCACCTCATGAGCATGAGCCTTCTTGATGAACTCCCCATAGTCCAACACCTCACCCTCAGTCCCAGGGTACTGCACAAGCACACCACACACATCCCCAGATTTGTAATCAATATCCTTAAGATCTGCTGTCACAACCTTGAGATCAAATCCAGCAGCTCTTGTCTTGCAAATATCAATGGTCTGAGGGTGGCAGTTGCTTGCAATAatgaaggtcttcttcttccctTTCTGGATGTGATTGCACATGGACATTGCCTCAGCTGCAGCAGTGCCCTCATCAAGCAATGAGGCATTGGACATGGGCAAGCCAGTGAGGTCAGTGATCATGGTCTGGTAATTCAGCAGTGACTCAAGCCTCCCCTGAGATATCTCAGCCTGGTAAGGAGTGTACTGAGTGTACCAAGCAGGGTTCTCCATTATGTTCCTCAAGATCACCGGTGGAACATGAGTGTTGTAGTACCCCATCCCAATGTAGGACTTGAAAACCTTGTTCTTTGAGGCCAACTCCTTCATGTGCTCAATCATCTGGCTCTCTGTCAACCCTCCATCGAATTTCCcgaacttcatctccttcaggCGGATCGACTTAGGCACAGTGGCATCAACCAGAGAATCGATGCTCTCAAAGCCACATGACTCTGCCATCTTGCTCTGTTCCTCTGGGGTGGCAGAATTATGGCGCCTGGGGAAAGTGTCACTCGCTTGAAGCGCTTCAACCGAGATGGATCGGGTTGAACCAACACCAAGGAAGCCACCAACAACGCCGCGTGACATGGTGGCGATGTTCATGCTCCTTCCCAGAAGGGTATCTGTTTTGGATCCTCTGTTTCGCAGAGCAGGGGAGGAAACAGAGGACATGCACCTAGAGGAAGAGTACAACAACATGGGGGTGGTGGAAGAGTGCAGTACAGATTCATTCTTCTGGTGCTGCTTTGCCTCTGAAACCAGACGCTTCAGAATGGCGCGGTTCGCTAGCCTGCGAGCACGTTCCATAACTGCTGctacagagagagagagagagagaaaacagAGGAGAAATGTTTTGTGTTAGAACTTAAGGTTTCAGAGTTCTGAGGTGTTTTGTTTTTCTCGTTATGATTCCATTGGAGTTTGTGAGTGAGGATGGGGTGTAAAGTGTTGCTGATGACACTAGACTCCTTCGAAGGCTatacaattatataaaatatgaacCTATGTTctacttgtatatatataatataagaccttaataataatataattgataTATAATCACATCtcttaattatttgatttagAATTTAATATTGGGTTGGTGTAGATGAAAAggaatttattaagaaaattggGTCCTTTAAACATGTCTTTTATGACAAAAAGATTGGTTTTTTGACTTTTAAATGAAAATGGTttgaatgttaaaaaaatgttaaaaaaaagagATTGTGATAATAAAGCTTTGATTTTGTGGAAATGAATGGGTAAAAAAAGGATGATTTTTTTGTGGGGGTGATAAAATATGGTGTTGAGATCTGGTGGAAATGGTAGGTGGTTGGTGAGTGAGAGTCCACCTATGAAGGAAAATGACAGATTGAAGGTTATCACTGTCTCAGAAGAAAACACCACAAAGTGTGGAAGGGAGGAATGGATGGAAGGCATTGAAGCTGGGAAGATTGAGTTTCAATGGAAGACATTAAAGggtgttttatttttgtgagGTTTGAAAATTGTAAGATTCTGATGAGTAGTTTGTGGCAGATCCTTTCACCAGGCTTATCCTTTCTGTGTCACAAggcaaaagaaacaaaaagggTAACTTGGGGTTCTGAAATTTTGGGGCTATGTTTTTTGCTTAAGATAGATGGTTGTGAAATTAGATGACACCCTTTGATGCTTAAAGGAACAATCACAATCTGAAAGTTAGATTTTTGATTCAGGTAGCCACTTCCTTTAATTTGTGTGACACTCTCAAAGAATTTTGATAAATGGGGTTGTTGAGGCAATTTAAGGTTCTATTTTAAGGATTCATTTCTCCAATGAATAAGGTTGTAATGAATGAAACAACCTTTGCAGTTTTTGAGCAAATTCAGAAAGTCTCCACAGTAAAAATATGCAAAACTTTGATACAAATCTTACCCTAACAAGTTTTCATTGTAAGTGTGACACATTTTGCTTTTATCAAGaactattttttataagaaaatgttgataaaactacttttttattcaagaaattcaaatattcaatttaaaaggaaagaaaaaattgGTAATTAGGTACAAAAAATTATTGGGAACATTGGGGAAAAAAAGGTTGGTAGGTGAGGGAAAAGAGAAGCATACTTTATGAGGAAGCACATTATTGTGATTAATTAAAGCAAAATCAATGGTTAATAGAATCAAAGGTTTGGTTTATAGTATTTATCAGTGTATTATATACCAGATCCACCAACCATGTGGCAATAATCAAGGGTTaattggtttagggtttaattagtttattttttttctcactcaATTTTCCTAATGAAAAAAAAGATTGATGTAgaataaattcaaaaacattGAATAAAACATTCAACATAAGTACAATTTTTATTTCAGAGCaagtcattttttttctttcttttttactgTCAATGTCTAAATATTATGTATTAAAACATTTAACTAATTTAATCTGAgtagaataaaattaataacatatatttaagttattgcttaaaaaggttttatattttaaaatgaaatttggtAGTTTTTTTCCCATTAATATCACTATACACTTAAATAATAGTGAGTGtcgttagaaatataattagaGAGTGGAAATTATAGGATTGGAATAAGACATTGAGAGAGAATCGATGGTTTAAGAATATGGCAAAGgggaatttattttattttcaaaatgtattaaataataagATTTGGAAAATTATAAATTGTGTATTTGAAATCTCAAAactaaattttctttaattatactCCGATTAGTTTTtactgtattttttaaatttatataaaaaaagaaatgtaATATTTAAAGTGAGAATAATACAAGGAATTTTGGATTTATGTAACATtgttgaaattgatttttttttattggttgtTGCTCGAAGGTAAAACATTCTATTAAGTTTCGTAAGTTTATTCTAGCAAGGTTCATACAAAAATAGTaaagtaactttttttaattttgatttcattttcacttttcttCATTATTTATAGAATACAATATAATCCTTGGTCCATATAGAAGGAcactttcattattttaataataaaagacacatcacattAAGACTTTGTATAGGAAAAAGTGGCTATTAAAATTGTCTAATCTtttgttttacaattttaatataattttttaaattcaactcAGAACGATAAATGCAAGAGTTTAGTTCAAATTCTTGTAAAAACGCTTTCAGACACACAGTAAGACATTATCTGTTTATTGACATTGTTATTTTGCTACTATTTACCACGTGGTAACttttaaactatatatatatatatattatagatttaatctagattataaaaatataaagatatataaaactaaaaacatatttataatagaaaataatttatctataaaGATATTTAGATATAAAAGTTATTAACGTAAAGTGTAagtattcaaaattataaaataaaataaaaaaatataaatataatagatAAACCACTTGATAATTTGATAAACATTGATATTCATTATATGATTAAAAGTATGCTAGTTATTTACAAATTCCAAATATAAAATTACTtgttaagaaaattaaatttacatagaaaattttaaaatatttcaaaacaatTCATTTATATTAATCAAAACACAAATAACTTTAtgtttgaaatatttaaataaaatatcatccctgcataaaattataattttgagaAATTAAATCACCTTAACATCcaaataatttatgttataagattataaaaaaaaaacataattagttTTTCTTACCAATCCACTCTTACAAAGAAAGTTTTAACTTAAGTACAAACTCATTCAAAGTCTAGAGACCTAGAAAAAGGTATCCAAATATAACCAAATTTTATGAGCTTAGCTAAGTTGAGATGATTATTTTTCTCAATTAGTCCCACTAAGAATGATGAAAAAATcataagaaaaagaagataaaacttactttatttgaaaatatgatcAGTTAGAATTGATCCTTAGCTCATTAACTACGATGATGTGTGATCGAATTCTAAAAGAAATGAGATATGGAGGAAGAAAATTAGAGAGGAGGGAGATAAAAGATTTAAGAGAGGggggagagagagaaaataaagaGAAGGTGAGAATGAGGAGGGGGAGGAACATCACAATCTTTACCTTATAACATTGTAGCCTTTATCCCGAGAAAGAAATGATTCTTAATGACTACAATTAtcggaagaagaaaaaatacacAATAAAGTACCATGAATTGAAGAGAATGTTTAATAAGATATGTGATAAACTTCTTCTTCTTTACATTGCTTCTTCAATGAATGGATGGAGTTGGAGTGTTGCAAAAGATTGGAGATGGAAAATATTCGGTGGCTTTTGAAGTGTATTGGGAGAGGAACCCTAGAAGAGAGGTTAGACCAATTCTCTAAGAAGAAAGACTTGGTAGCCAAATTTAGGATTCTATCCTAAGGAGACTCAAGAACAAGTACGTTGAGGACAATTATCAAGAgggaaattaaaatttgaattccCTTTATTTTAGGTGCATGAAATGGATATACTTATCCACTCATGCTTTCCACATTTGCTCTAATTAATGCAAGAAGCATGTATGTACCTCTAACCTTAACTTATACGTTTTAGGATTTCTCTTAGGCTTGTGTGAACCCTAAAACCCTAGCAAGATCCATCTAACCCTAATCTACTAAAGGCACAAATACAAGTCCAACACCCTACACCCTACAAGGCTAAAATATCTTACATTACTTCGCCAAATACAAGGTCTAAAGATACCTTATTTTACTACATACAATATCGTGGGTCCACTAATGTCAATTGAGGCTCAATCTTTCGAAATCCTTTGAACCATAACCTAATTGTTGTTTCCTTGATTAGAGATCTTCCATCATCTAATATGTACATTTAATTATATCCTAAAGTTGACTTCTTAAAATTGATCTTGGACCCATTAAGAATGGGTAGAGACCCACTCAAATTCAATGCGCTTGTAAGTTCTTGATTATAACTATAGGTCTTCTACTTTTTAATTAAGTGAATGTTGTGACTCGATAGGTTCAtcaatatgtaattttttttagtaaatctgaaaaaaaaattatactcttaaaataattttttgaacaCAAGatattaaaaagagaaaaattaagAGTAATTAGACAAAAGTTgaaatatacaaatttaaagagaaaaaatatactattcaatatattattatacttcCAACAAAATTCAAGAATTAGATAAAAGAcaacaaaaggagaaagatTAGGAAcagttttatataatttttttgaatttgaaaaacatttaattttttaaaaacaagttttagtttggaaacattttttatgattttttattaagatctttaatttttttggttATGAAAAGGATTTTGTAACAAGATTGatagtaaaaaatattgatCCATCTGATTGATGAGAATAAAACAGAAGCATGTTAACCTGTTGGTAAAGGGTctttagaaaaaacaaaaactctGCACACCC from Phaseolus vulgaris cultivar G19833 chromosome 1, P. vulgaris v2.0, whole genome shotgun sequence carries:
- the LOC137816631 gene encoding glycine dehydrogenase (decarboxylating), mitochondrial, with product MERARRLANRAILKRLVSEAKQHQKNESVLHSSTTPMLLYSSSRCMSSVSSPALRNRGSKTDTLLGRSMNIATMSRGVVGGFLGVGSTRSISVEALQASDTFPRRHNSATPEEQSKMAESCGFESIDSLVDATVPKSIRLKEMKFGKFDGGLTESQMIEHMKELASKNKVFKSYIGMGYYNTHVPPVILRNIMENPAWYTQYTPYQAEISQGRLESLLNYQTMITDLTGLPMSNASLLDEGTAAAEAMSMCNHIQKGKKKTFIIASNCHPQTIDICKTRAAGFDLKVVTADLKDIDYKSGDVCGVLVQYPGTEGEVLDYGEFIKKAHAHEVKVVMASDLLALTVLKPPGEFGADIVVGSAQRFGVPMGYGGPHAAFLATSQEYKRMMPGRIIGVSVDSSGKTALRMAMQTREQHIRRDKATSNICTAQALLANMAAMYAVYHGPEGLKNIAHRVHGLAGAFALGLKKLGTVEVQDLPFFDTVKVKTSNAHAIADAAIRSEINLRVVDGNTITVAFDETTTLEDVDKLFNVFAGGKPVSFTAASLASEVQSAIPSGLTRNSPYLTHPIFNTYQTEHELLRYLYRLQSKDLSLCHSMIPLGSCTMKLNATTEMMPVTWPSFSDLHPFAPVDQAEGYQELFNNLGDLLCTITGFDSFSLQPNAGASGEYAGLMVIRAYHLARGDHHRNVCIIPVSAHGTNPASAAMCGMKIVSVGTDAKGNINIEELRQAAEKHKDNLSALMVTYPSTHGVYEEGIDEICKIIHDNGGQVYMDGANMNAQVGLTSPGWIGADVCHLNLHKTFCIPHGGGGPGMGPIGVKKHLAPFLPSHPVISTGGIPAPDKSEPLGTISAAPWGSALILPISYTYIAMMGSGGLTDASKIAILNANYMAKRLENYYPVLFRGVNGTVAHEFIIDLRGFKNTAGIEPEDVAKRLMDYGYHAPTMSWPVPGTLMIEPTESESKAELDRFCDTLISIRQEIAEIEKGKVDINNNVLKGAPHPPSLLMADAWTKPYSREYAAFPAPWLRASKFWPTTGRVDNVYGDRNLICTLLPASQAVEEEAAATA